The proteins below come from a single Ictalurus punctatus breed USDA103 chromosome 29, Coco_2.0, whole genome shotgun sequence genomic window:
- the LOC124626577 gene encoding C-type lectin domain family 4 member M: MFLCSSEQEDMVAVIYEIVDNVEGHDPDTQDEDADAVRRLEVQHTGGDTAWSRCYRVTAVCVVLLCVLLLTAVTVLWIKFTNLNTENNQLQTSYNNLTKERDQLQTSYNNLTKERDQLETSDNTLTIERDQLQTSYNTLTIERDQLQTSYNTLTIERDQLQTSYNTLTIERDQLQTRYNTLTIERDQLQTRYNTLTIERDQLQTRYNTLTIERDQLQKVREELQRLSKQGWIYFSSSFYYISIEKKSWTESRKDCRERRADLVIINNKGEQEFISKILSRRKAWIGLNDRDREGEWKWVDGTPLNTGFWGQSEPNGAARENCVVIHDHTDPVWNWSDYPCDVQFIWICEKTVVI; the protein is encoded by the exons ATGTTTCTGTGTTCTTCTGAGCAAGAGGATATGGTAGCAGTTATCTATGAGATTGTAGACAATGTTGAAGGTCACGACCCCGACACACAGGATGAAGACGCTGACGCGGTGAGACGCCTAGAAGTACAACACACAG GAGGAGACACTGCATGGAGCAGGTGTTACAGAgtgactgcagtgtgtgtggtgctgctgTGTGTTCTCCTGCTGACTGCCGTCACGGTGCTGTGGATCAAATTCACCAACCTGAATACAGAAAACaaccagttacagaccagttacaacaaccTGACtaaagagagagaccagttacagaccagttacaacaaccTGACtaaagagagagaccagttagaGACCAGTGacaacaccctgactatagagagagaccagttacagaccagttacaacaccctgactatagaaagagaccagttacagaccagttacaacaccctgactatagaaagagaccagttacagaccagttacaacaccctgactatagagagagaccagttacagaccaggtacaacaccctgactatagagagagaccagttacagaccaggtacaacaccctgactatagagagagaccagttacagaccaggtacaacaccctgactatagagagagaccagttacagaagGTTAGAGAGGAACTCCAGAGGCTTTCTAAACAGG gatggatttattttagcTCCAGTTTTTACTACATCTCTATTGAGAAGAAGAGCTGGACTGAGAGCAGAAAGGactgcagagagagaagagcagaCCTGGTGATCATAAACAACAAAGGggaacag GAGTTCATCAGTAAAATCCTGAGCAGAAGAAAAGCTTGGATTGGACTgaatgacagagacagagagggcgAGTGGAAGTGGGTGGACGGTACACCGCTGAACACTGG GTTCTGGGGACAAAGCGAACCCAACGGTGCTGCAAGAGAGAACTGTGTTGTAATTCATGATCACACTGATCCTGTCTGGAACTGGTCTGATTATCCGTGTGATGTTCAGTTTATTTGGATCTGTGAGAAGACAGTCGTTATCTGA
- the LOC108260743 gene encoding CD209 antigen-like protein E, which translates to MEMSEEIYANAEGTADDGADSSDSEHSYEDVYANEDNLETQRTGSFKQSESSGGDTAWSRCYRVTAVCVVLLCVLLLTAVTVLWIKFTILNTENNQLKTSYNTLTIERDQLQTSYNTLTTENNQLKISYNTLTKERDQLQTSYNTLTKERDQLQRERDGYRSTLDLCYKGRCFNFDSSFYYMSNEKKNWEGSRQDCRDKGADLVIIKSKEEQEFIGKQLGSSRAWIGLSDRAVEGDWIWVDGTPLTTAFWDEGEPNNEGEEDCAEIFSLNGTFWNDQKCSNNKHWICERRVSQ; encoded by the exons ATGGAGATGAGTGAGGAGATTTATGCAAATGCAGAAGGTACAGCAGACGACGGAGCTGATTCAAGTGACAGCGAGCACTCTTATGAAGATGTTTATGCGAATGAGGACAATTTGGAGACCCAGAGGACCGGAAGCTTCAAGCAATCTGAGAGCTCAG GAGGAGACACTGCATGGAGCAGGTGTTACAGAgtgactgcagtgtgtgtggtgctgctgTGTGTTCTCCTGCTGACTGCCGTCACGGTGCTGTGGATCAAATTCACCATCCTGAATACAGAAAATAACCAGTTaaagaccagttacaacaccctgactatagagagagaccagttacagaccagttacaacaccctgactaCAGAAAACAACCAGTTAAAGATCAgttacaacaccctgactaaagagagagaccagttacagaccagttacaacaccctgactaaagagagagaccagttacagagggagagagatggatacCGGAGTACACTTGATCTGTGTT ataaagGGAGGTGTTTCAACTTCGACTCCAGTTTTTACTACATGTCTAATGAGAAGAAGAACTGGGAGGGGAGCAGACAGGACTGCAGGGACAAAGGAGCAGACCTGGTGATCATAAAGAGCAAGGAggaacag GAGTTCATCGGTAAACAGCTGGGCAGCAGTCGGGCTTGGATTGGTCTGAGTGACAGAGCTGTAGAGGGAGACTGGATATGGGTGGACGGTACACCGCTGACCACTGC GTTCTGGGATGAAGGGGAACCGAATAATGAAGGTGAGGAGGACTGTGCTGAGATTTTCAGTTTAAATGGGACCTTCTGGAATGACCAGAAATgctctaataataaacactggaTCTGTGAGAGACGTGTTTCTCAGTGA